A window from Mangifera indica cultivar Alphonso chromosome 2, CATAS_Mindica_2.1, whole genome shotgun sequence encodes these proteins:
- the LOC123206219 gene encoding uncharacterized hydrolase YugF produces the protein MAIATASSTLLKPLPNLNFILHSLHTRNTNLIASSSSHFDHTSLHKLTVSHTTSSRSCRFSGFKPNGFVACSLNNESSVDALGEDKSFPNTSSNDQVKSCMWNWRGFSIRYQCSGSSGPALVLVHGFGANSDHWRKNIPVLAKSHRVYSIDLIGYGYSDKPNPRDFDDKPFYTFETWGSQLNEFCKDVVKDQAFFICNSIGGLVGLQAAVTEPQICKGMILLNISLRMLHIKKQPWFGRPLIRSFQNLLRNTPVGKLFFKSIATPNSVRSILSQCYHDTSQVTEELVQKILQPGLEPGAADVFLEFICYSGGPLPDELLPQVKCPVLIAWGDKDPWEPIELGRAYGNFNTVEDFIVLPDVGHCPQDEAPQLVNPLVESFVARHASVPTAA, from the exons ATGGCAATTGCCACTGCTTCTTCAACACTCCTAAAACCTTTACCAAACCTCAACTTTATACTTCACTCATTACATACAAGAAACACCAACTTAATCGCTTCATCTTCTTCCCATTTTGATCATACTAGTTTGCATAAACTCACTGTTTCTCACACAACTTCCTCACGTTCTTGCAGATTTTCGGGGTTTAAGCCAAATGGGTTTGTTGCATGTTCCTTAAATAATGAGTCTTCAGTTGATGCACTAGGAGAAGACAAGAGTTTCCCCAACACCAGTTCCAATGATCAAGTTAAAAGCTG TATGTGGAATTGGAGGGGTTTTTCGATTCGCTATCAGTGTTCTGGAAGCAGTGGCCCTGCTCTAGTTCTAGTTCATGGTTTTGGAGCAAACAG TGACCATTGGAGGAAAAATATACCAGTTCTTGCCAAATCTCATAGAGTATATTCAATTGATCTTATTGGTTATGGATACTCAGACAAACCTAATCCTCGTGATTTTGATGACAAACCTTTTTATACATTTGAGACATGGGGTTCCCAGCTAAACGAATTTTGTAAAGATGTTGTCAAAGATCAAGCATTCtttatatgcaattcaattgGAG GGCTAGTTGGTCTTCAGGCTGCAGTCACAGAGCCACAGATCTGCAAGGGAATGATCTTATTGAATATATCTCTGCGTATGCTTCATATAAAAAAGCAGCCTTGGTTTGGACGGCCTTTGATCAGATCATTTCAGAATTTGCTAAG GAATACTCCCGTGGGGAAACTTTTCTTCAAATCAATCGCTACCCCAAATTCTGTCAGAAGTATTCTTTCTCAG TGTTATCATGACACCTCCCAAGTGACAGAGGAACTAGTCCAAAAGATCTTACAGCCGGGACTTGAGCCTGGTGCTGCAGATGTATTTCTTGAATTCATTTGTTACTCGGGAGGCCCTCTGCCAGATGAGCTTCTGCCTCAAGTGAAG TGTCCAGTTTTGATAGCATGGGGTGACAAGGATCCATGGGAGCCCATTGAGCTCGGAAGAGCTTATGGGAATTTCAATACAGTTGAAGACTTTATTGTCCTCCCTGATGTTGGTCACTGCCCGCAG GACGAAGCACCCCAACTTGTCAACCCGCTGGTTGAATCATTCGTGGCTCGTCATGCCAGTGTTCCCACAGCAGCCTGA